One Lachnospiraceae bacterium C1.1 genomic region harbors:
- a CDS encoding bifunctional homocysteine S-methyltransferase/methylenetetrahydrofolate reductase: MQIREYLKTKKILTDGSFGTYFSTKYNSDELPESMNTEKPEMVGEIHAEYIDAGAVLLRTNTFASNMNSLKTDLKGLEKNIKSACRIALGEAEKAKNTGKEIFVAADIGPIASAFRTSDESPAEEYKKIAGFFLEEEIDIFVFETFADVDDILETAAYIKSKNKESFIIAQFCVNQHGYTSLGLNGQKLAKKASGSGLIDACGFNCGIGPSSMENMIMDSQIGSGCYITAVPNAGFPASGAEKPIFRNNIDYFAERMIKIAEKVDIIGGCCGTSPLYIKKLHEKISLEQKSKDRGASSDINESRKDSSAAVNDLKNVFWEKDSAKKIFAIELAPPFGADDVKMMDSANTAAELKADIITIPDSPSGRTRADSCLMGAKIMNDTGIRTMPHICCRDKNMIALRSEILGAYLNGIRNLLIITGDPVPTLMRQTVKGVFPFDSTGLMKVISEMNEEEFKNDKIVFGGAINQGRKNIEVEKKRILKKIECGARFFISQPVFSDMEKERLREINEMIKAIDKEIKLICGVMPLVSRKNALFMKNEMPGINVTDEIIEMFKENGTREEGEESGIKIAKKVIEDTSDFADGYYFSVPFNRLYLLNHILE; the protein is encoded by the coding sequence ATGCAGATAAGAGAATACCTTAAGACAAAGAAAATACTTACCGATGGATCTTTTGGAACCTACTTTTCTACCAAATATAACAGTGATGAGCTTCCTGAAAGCATGAACACAGAGAAGCCTGAGATGGTGGGAGAGATCCATGCCGAATATATAGATGCTGGAGCCGTGCTTTTAAGGACAAATACATTTGCGTCCAATATGAACTCATTAAAGACTGATCTCAAAGGACTTGAAAAGAATATAAAGTCCGCATGCCGTATAGCTTTGGGAGAGGCGGAGAAAGCAAAAAATACAGGCAAAGAGATATTTGTAGCTGCTGATATCGGACCGATAGCATCTGCCTTCAGGACAAGTGATGAAAGTCCGGCAGAAGAATATAAGAAAATAGCCGGATTTTTCCTTGAAGAAGAAATCGATATATTTGTATTTGAGACCTTTGCGGATGTCGATGATATTCTTGAAACTGCAGCTTATATAAAGTCAAAAAATAAAGAAAGCTTTATAATAGCCCAGTTCTGTGTAAACCAGCATGGTTATACAAGCCTGGGGCTGAACGGACAGAAGCTTGCGAAAAAGGCATCCGGGTCAGGGCTTATTGATGCCTGTGGATTTAACTGCGGTATCGGCCCTTCCTCCATGGAAAATATGATCATGGATTCACAGATTGGCAGCGGATGCTATATAACAGCGGTTCCAAATGCCGGTTTTCCTGCATCGGGCGCGGAAAAACCGATATTCAGAAACAATATTGACTATTTCGCAGAACGAATGATAAAAATTGCAGAAAAAGTTGATATCATTGGGGGCTGCTGTGGAACATCGCCGCTTTATATAAAAAAACTTCATGAGAAGATATCCTTAGAACAGAAGTCGAAAGACAGAGGAGCTTCTTCTGACATAAATGAAAGCAGGAAAGACAGCTCTGCTGCAGTAAATGATCTGAAAAATGTCTTCTGGGAAAAGGATTCTGCAAAGAAGATATTTGCAATAGAGCTTGCACCACCATTTGGAGCGGATGATGTGAAAATGATGGATTCTGCCAATACGGCAGCTGAGCTAAAGGCAGATATAATAACCATTCCGGATTCACCTTCAGGAAGAACCAGGGCAGATTCATGCCTTATGGGAGCGAAGATAATGAATGATACAGGGATCAGGACAATGCCCCACATATGCTGCAGGGATAAGAACATGATCGCGCTCAGGTCAGAGATATTGGGCGCTTATCTGAATGGCATCAGAAATCTGCTGATCATAACAGGAGACCCGGTTCCGACACTTATGAGACAGACGGTCAAGGGTGTATTTCCTTTTGATTCCACGGGACTCATGAAAGTCATCAGCGAAATGAATGAAGAAGAATTTAAGAATGACAAGATTGTTTTTGGTGGGGCGATAAATCAGGGTCGAAAAAATATTGAAGTCGAAAAAAAGAGAATTCTTAAAAAAATCGAATGCGGAGCAAGATTTTTCATAAGTCAGCCCGTTTTTTCAGATATGGAAAAGGAAAGACTGAGAGAGATCAATGAAATGATAAAGGCGATTGATAAGGAGATAAAACTGATATGCGGAGTAATGCCCCTTGTCAGCAGAAAAAATGCGCTTTTCATGAAAAATGAGATGCCTGGCATCAACGTTACAGACGAGATAATAGAAATGTTTAAGGAAAACGGAACGAGGGAAGAGGGCGAAGAAAGCGGAATAAAGATCGCAAAAAAAGTCATAGAAGATACGTCTGATTTTGCAGACGGCTATTATTTCTCGGTACCTTTTAACAGATTATATCTGTTAAATCATATATTAGAGTGA
- a CDS encoding sigma factor — protein MKENEKFILKEAYRVIGRFVTKSDDEWSFALLAFNQAINSFTPERGNFASYASLIIRSRLTDFYRSNRKYSEEMNVTPECFDGDPDDDDPEASFKLSVAKAASVNPENPAKDEIDALNGIFGDYGFGFYDLSKVSPKKDKARRDCARAVAAVLVNEEILTELRLKKLLPIAKIMKVTGLPRKIIETHRKYIIAAVEIMDGDFPIVQDYMKYIREEMMS, from the coding sequence ATTAAAGAAAATGAAAAGTTCATATTGAAAGAGGCTTACAGGGTTATCGGAAGATTCGTTACAAAATCCGATGATGAGTGGTCTTTTGCCCTTTTGGCTTTCAACCAGGCTATAAACTCCTTTACACCTGAAAGAGGAAATTTTGCGTCATATGCTTCACTTATAATAAGATCCAGACTTACCGACTTTTATAGATCAAACAGGAAATACAGTGAGGAAATGAATGTTACTCCTGAATGTTTTGACGGAGATCCGGATGATGATGATCCGGAGGCAAGCTTTAAGCTGTCAGTCGCAAAAGCGGCATCCGTAAATCCGGAAAATCCTGCAAAGGATGAGATCGATGCTCTTAATGGGATTTTTGGAGATTATGGATTTGGATTTTATGATCTGAGCAAGGTGAGTCCAAAGAAGGATAAGGCACGCAGGGACTGTGCCAGAGCAGTTGCGGCGGTGCTGGTGAATGAAGAAATATTGACGGAATTACGGCTCAAAAAACTTCTTCCTATAGCAAAAATCATGAAAGTTACAGGACTGCCCCGTAAAATAATAGAGACGCATCGTAAATACATAATAGCAGCAGTAGAGATTATGGATGGAGATTTTCCCATAGTTCAGGATTATATGAAATATATAAGAGAGGAGATGATGAGTTGA
- a CDS encoding DUF1858 domain-containing protein, translating into MGVVTKETTIGDILRVKPAAVPLLMEIGMHCLGCPASMGETVEEAAAVHGVDAEELINRMNALPDEA; encoded by the coding sequence ATGGGTGTTGTTACTAAAGAAACTACCATTGGAGATATTTTAAGAGTTAAGCCTGCAGCAGTACCGCTTCTCATGGAGATCGGAATGCACTGTCTTGGATGCCCTGCATCTATGGGTGAGACCGTTGAGGAAGCAGCTGCAGTTCATGGCGTTGACGCTGAGGAACTCATCAATCGTATGAATGCGCTTCCTGATGAGGCATAA
- a CDS encoding cell wall hydrolase, whose product MKKKITGIVMVFIIAVSMIMSSSDLSEAFAKTTSEKLEDAKDAQKEAEEDVSTAKDKVSDLKDTQSGLQSNLNQLNSTLTQVSEKLAEIEEQEKEKQEEIEETTSRLEEAIDKQKEQYAFIKARIRTIYEQGTQSYLELFLNTTDFGEFLNRAEYVERVNEYDQRMLAKYKDLVADTTAEKEKLEEEEAELEALHEDAKAEQDKVKQMVTATKNSITVYAGEISEAEAEALAYEAKLIAAKNNVATLQQQLKQEEELARRSQSMKKRSLSEVTWSEGERLLLGAIIQCEAGGEPYAGKIAVGAVVMNRVMSGAFPDTITGVVYQSNQFEPVASGRLAIVLSQGANSTCMKAADEVLKGANNIGECLFFRTIVPGIKGTIIGHHVFYLYWTGKYSGYGTAEDSLKDSESSSSSSESSESSESSEETESSEESEDEEEEDEEDEDGDEDEDEEDEEEDED is encoded by the coding sequence ATGAAAAAGAAGATCACAGGAATTGTGATGGTCTTTATTATAGCCGTTTCGATGATAATGTCATCATCGGATCTGTCTGAGGCATTTGCCAAAACGACATCAGAGAAACTTGAGGATGCCAAAGATGCCCAGAAAGAAGCTGAGGAAGATGTATCAACGGCAAAAGATAAGGTTTCAGACCTTAAGGATACACAGAGTGGACTCCAGAGCAACTTAAATCAACTCAACAGCACGCTCACACAGGTATCGGAAAAGTTAGCAGAAATAGAAGAGCAGGAAAAAGAAAAGCAGGAAGAGATTGAGGAGACCACATCCAGACTGGAAGAGGCCATCGACAAGCAAAAAGAGCAATATGCTTTTATAAAAGCACGTATACGTACGATATACGAGCAGGGAACCCAGAGTTACCTTGAACTTTTCTTAAATACAACAGACTTTGGTGAATTTCTTAATCGCGCTGAGTATGTCGAGAGAGTAAATGAATATGACCAGCGTATGCTGGCAAAATATAAGGATCTTGTGGCAGATACGACAGCTGAGAAGGAAAAGCTTGAAGAGGAAGAAGCCGAGCTTGAAGCCCTGCATGAGGATGCAAAAGCCGAGCAGGATAAAGTCAAGCAGATGGTTACTGCTACAAAGAATTCCATAACAGTCTACGCCGGGGAAATATCGGAGGCTGAGGCAGAGGCTCTTGCATACGAGGCAAAGCTGATTGCGGCTAAAAACAATGTCGCAACGCTTCAGCAGCAGTTAAAGCAGGAAGAAGAACTGGCAAGAAGATCCCAGTCAATGAAGAAGAGAAGCCTTTCTGAGGTTACATGGTCAGAAGGAGAGCGCCTTCTTTTGGGAGCTATCATTCAGTGCGAAGCCGGAGGAGAGCCATATGCCGGTAAGATAGCGGTGGGCGCGGTAGTCATGAACCGAGTAATGAGCGGAGCTTTCCCGGATACTATTACAGGTGTTGTCTATCAGTCGAATCAGTTTGAACCGGTTGCTTCGGGACGACTTGCAATCGTTCTGTCCCAGGGAGCAAATTCAACCTGTATGAAGGCAGCGGATGAAGTACTCAAGGGTGCCAATAATATCGGAGAATGCCTTTTCTTCAGGACTATAGTTCCGGGAATCAAGGGCACGATCATAGGTCATCACGTTTTCTATCTCTATTGGACAGGAAAATATTCCGGATATGGCACTGCAGAGGATTCCTTAAAGGATTCTGAATCTTCATCATCGTCATCAGAATCATCGGAATCATCAGAAAGCTCGGAAGAAACTGAATCTTCGGAAGAATCAGAAGACGAGGAAGAAGAGGATGAAGAGGATGAAGATGGGGATGAAGACGAAGACGAGGAAGACGAAGAAGAGGATGAAGATTAA
- the rpiB gene encoding ribose 5-phosphate isomerase B, giving the protein MASIAIGSDHGGFKLKAALIDHLKEGGYEVKDMGTYSEESCDYPEYGRAVGNAVVNGEVDYGIVICSTGIGISITANRIKGVRAALCTNEYMAKMTRLHNNANVLAMGANVIGESLAIDITDTFLNTEFSNEERHKRRIGKIDEL; this is encoded by the coding sequence ATGGCATCAATAGCAATTGGAAGCGATCACGGCGGATTCAAGCTCAAAGCTGCTTTAATAGATCATCTTAAAGAAGGCGGTTATGAGGTTAAGGATATGGGAACATATTCCGAGGAATCCTGCGATTATCCTGAATACGGCAGAGCTGTGGGAAATGCTGTAGTTAACGGAGAAGTGGATTATGGTATAGTTATCTGTTCTACAGGTATCGGAATTTCCATTACCGCAAACAGGATCAAGGGTGTAAGAGCCGCACTTTGCACAAACGAGTACATGGCAAAGATGACAAGACTCCACAACAATGCAAATGTGCTTGCAATGGGCGCAAATGTTATCGGCGAGAGCCTTGCTATCGATATTACAGATACTTTCTTAAACACTGAATTTTCAAATGAGGAGCGTCATAAGAGACGTATAGGTAAAATAGACGAGCTATGA
- a CDS encoding L-threonylcarbamoyladenylate synthase, whose translation METRVVKAYGDEEKDRELMKEAGDIIRAGGLVAMPTETVYGLAGDALNKESSKKIYAAKGRPSDNPLIVHIADIEALDKIVREVPEGAKALAEKYWPGPLTMVFKKSDIVPYETSGGLDTVAVRMPVNEISREFIRASGGYIAAPSANKSGRPSCTTAEHVLNDMKGEIALIIDGGAVGIGIESTIVDMTSETPCLLRPGYINIEMLEEVLGKIEVDPSIGGVMDASAHPKAPGMKYKHYAPKGELYIVEGDEKAVTEKINSLTEEAEKKGEKVAVIASDETKDLYNCDIIKDVGSRNDEESIAHNLFSVLRELDELEVSVIYTEAFDTPRMGMAIMNRLIRAAGHKIVKA comes from the coding sequence TTGGAAACAAGAGTTGTTAAGGCATATGGTGACGAAGAAAAAGACAGGGAACTGATGAAAGAGGCCGGAGATATAATACGCGCCGGCGGCCTTGTTGCTATGCCTACCGAAACAGTCTACGGACTTGCGGGAGATGCCTTAAATAAAGAATCGTCAAAGAAAATATATGCGGCAAAGGGACGTCCTTCGGATAATCCGCTTATAGTTCATATAGCGGATATAGAGGCTCTTGATAAGATAGTAAGGGAAGTGCCTGAGGGAGCAAAGGCTTTAGCAGAAAAATACTGGCCGGGTCCCCTTACAATGGTTTTTAAGAAATCAGATATAGTCCCTTATGAAACCAGCGGAGGCCTTGATACGGTAGCAGTCAGGATGCCTGTAAATGAAATCTCGAGGGAGTTTATCAGGGCTTCTGGCGGTTATATTGCAGCTCCAAGCGCCAATAAATCCGGAAGACCAAGCTGTACAACCGCAGAACATGTATTAAACGACATGAAGGGTGAAATAGCCCTTATCATAGACGGCGGTGCCGTGGGAATAGGCATAGAATCCACGATAGTTGATATGACTTCTGAAACACCTTGTCTTTTAAGACCCGGTTATATAAATATAGAAATGCTGGAAGAGGTCTTGGGAAAGATAGAGGTCGATCCTTCGATCGGCGGTGTCATGGACGCATCAGCACATCCGAAGGCACCTGGAATGAAATACAAGCACTATGCGCCAAAGGGTGAATTATACATAGTAGAGGGCGATGAAAAGGCTGTAACGGAAAAAATAAATTCTCTCACAGAAGAAGCAGAAAAGAAGGGAGAAAAAGTTGCAGTAATTGCATCAGACGAGACGAAAGATTTATATAATTGTGATATAATAAAAGACGTCGGTTCGAGAAATGATGAGGAATCAATAGCTCATAACCTCTTTTCTGTATTGAGGGAACTTGATGAGCTCGAAGTTTCTGTCATTTATACCGAAGCTTTTGATACACCGAGAATGGGAATGGCAATAATGAACCGCCTCATAAGAGCGGCGGGACATAAAATAGTTAAGGCATGA
- a CDS encoding glycosyl hydrolase family 18 protein encodes MKLRTDNSDKDNGLDKDFEIDERIKDFKNRRRRRKERKEKGFKIPAGLWISFFIIIAVIIAGVAAVKSGVFDDIGTNTEPTDIEALFSIDEEDEVGILYNDEYIETTGITENGEVYLPYEFVRTELNGDLYYNENDGNILYSTPTETVVFNEDSGDLKVKDGTAYISLTLISKYTDLDKTELFTDPYRVVIRNQWGEAKTATVKRKAWLRRGPSRQNTRMKELVKGESLRIVSVNEIYSYAETEDGLLGYVENKRLGEITDYEETPASNAESFEYSSIHYDEPIVLGWHQVFNDTANSYIDDYIGNSGDLNVIAPTWLTLTSTDGSFSNLCSSDYVTKAHNAGIKVWAVVDNFNSSDFAATDDSYTLLSNTAVRQKLASELVSSVTAVGADGLNVDFELLSTESGPHFAQFIRELSIECRKASIALSVDNYVPKSYSELYHREVQGKVADYVVIMGYDEYNTSSEEAGPVASSSFVDDGIAKTLEDVDKSKVINAIPLYTRIWTTKDGTLNSQAVGMSDASAFVANHSLEGSWDESSGYNYYYGEDGSGSHQVWLEDLDSIKAKLDIMKKYELEGVAFWRLGFDESGVWDAVNEWLK; translated from the coding sequence ATGAAATTAAGAACTGATAATTCTGACAAAGACAATGGCCTTGACAAGGATTTTGAAATAGACGAAAGAATTAAGGACTTTAAAAACCGCAGAAGGAGAAGAAAAGAGCGAAAAGAAAAGGGATTTAAGATCCCGGCAGGACTCTGGATCAGTTTTTTCATAATCATTGCTGTGATAATCGCAGGAGTAGCTGCTGTTAAATCCGGAGTTTTTGATGATATAGGAACAAATACGGAGCCGACAGATATAGAGGCTCTGTTTTCGATAGATGAAGAAGATGAAGTAGGAATACTTTATAACGACGAATATATAGAGACTACGGGAATCACGGAGAACGGCGAGGTTTATCTCCCTTATGAATTTGTGAGGACAGAGCTCAACGGTGATCTTTATTATAACGAAAATGATGGGAATATTCTTTATTCGACACCGACCGAGACAGTTGTGTTTAATGAAGATTCAGGCGATTTAAAAGTAAAAGACGGCACTGCTTATATTTCGCTTACACTGATAAGCAAGTACACTGATCTTGATAAAACAGAGCTGTTTACAGATCCTTACAGGGTTGTGATCAGAAATCAGTGGGGAGAGGCAAAAACGGCCACAGTTAAGAGAAAAGCATGGCTCAGAAGAGGACCATCAAGGCAGAATACCCGCATGAAAGAGCTCGTAAAGGGCGAAAGCTTAAGGATCGTAAGTGTCAATGAGATATACAGTTATGCGGAGACCGAGGACGGACTTTTAGGATATGTTGAGAATAAGCGTCTTGGTGAAATAACTGATTATGAGGAAACTCCTGCATCAAATGCAGAAAGTTTTGAATACAGCTCGATCCATTATGACGAGCCCATAGTTCTTGGCTGGCATCAGGTATTTAATGATACGGCAAACAGCTATATTGATGATTATATAGGAAATTCCGGAGACCTGAACGTAATAGCTCCGACCTGGCTGACTCTAACATCAACAGACGGAAGCTTCAGTAACCTCTGCAGCAGCGATTATGTCACAAAGGCACACAATGCAGGCATAAAAGTCTGGGCGGTGGTCGATAATTTTAATTCATCGGATTTTGCTGCAACGGACGACAGCTACACACTGCTTTCAAACACAGCAGTAAGACAGAAGCTCGCTTCAGAGCTTGTAAGCAGCGTTACAGCAGTAGGCGCTGATGGACTGAACGTCGATTTTGAGCTCCTTTCAACTGAAAGCGGACCTCATTTTGCACAGTTTATACGTGAGCTTTCGATAGAATGCCGCAAGGCATCGATAGCTCTTTCGGTAGACAATTACGTACCAAAGTCATATTCAGAGCTTTATCACAGAGAAGTTCAGGGAAAAGTCGCAGATTACGTGGTGATCATGGGCTATGATGAATATAATACATCATCAGAGGAAGCCGGACCTGTGGCATCTTCATCATTTGTTGATGACGGTATAGCAAAGACCCTCGAAGATGTAGATAAATCAAAGGTAATAAACGCAATCCCGCTTTATACGAGGATCTGGACTACAAAGGACGGAACTCTTAATTCTCAGGCAGTTGGCATGAGCGATGCATCAGCCTTTGTTGCAAATCATTCTCTGGAAGGTTCCTGGGATGAGAGCAGCGGATACAATTATTATTACGGAGAGGACGGAAGCGGCAGCCATCAGGTATGGCTCGAGGATCTTGACTCGATAAAGGCAAAGCTCGATATCATGAAAAAATATGAGCTTGAAGGTGTAGCCTTCTGGCGTCTGGGATTTGATGAATCAGGCGTATGGGATGCAGTGAATGAATGGCTGAAATAA